The following are from one region of the Vicugna pacos chromosome 9, VicPac4, whole genome shotgun sequence genome:
- the SPIB gene encoding transcription factor Spi-B — protein MLTLEAAQLDGPHFSCLYPDGVFYDLDSCKHSSYPDSEGTPDLWSYGLSPALPAASYETFDPAVATFSHPQGVQLCYGPSTYPPGGNLDPAPSLEAPGPGFPAYPMEDFTSQTLGPPAYTPYPSPVLSEEEDLLLDSPALEVSDSESDEALVAGPEGRASEAGARKKLRLYQFLLGLLTRGDMRECVWWVEPGAGVFQFSSKHKELLARRWGQQKGNRKRMTYQKLARALRNYAKTGEIRKVKRKLTYQFDSALLPAARRA, from the exons ATGCTAACCCTAGAGGCTGCACA GCTCGATGGGCCACACTTCAGCTGTCTG TACCCAGATGGAGTCTTCTACGACCTGGACAGCTGCAAGCACTCCAGTTACCCGGATTCAGAGGGGACTCCCG ACCTGTGGAGCTACGGCCTCAGTCCAGCTCTCCCTGCCGCTTCCTATGAAACCTTTGACCCGGCTGTGGCCACCTTCAGCCACCCCCAGGGTGTCCAGCTCTGTTACGGACCCTCAACCTACCCCCCTGGGGGGAACCTGGACCCGGCCCCCAGCCTGGAGGCCCCAGGGCCCGGCTTCCCAGCGTACCCCATGGAGGACTTCACCAGCCAG ACCCTGGGCCCCCCAGCGTACACCCCATACCCCAGCCCCGTGCTGTCAGAGGAAGAGGACCTCTTGTTGGACAGTCCCGCCCTGGAGGTCTCGGACAGCGAGTCGGATGAGGCCCTCGTAGCTGGCCCCGAGGGGAGGGCATCTGAGGCAG GGGCCCGCAAGAAGCTGCGCCTGTACCAGTTCCTCCTGGGGCTGCTGACGCGCGGAGACATGCGCGAGTGCGTGTGGTGGGTGGAGCCGGGCGCCGGGGTCTTCCAGTTCTCCTCCAAGCACAAGGAGCTCCTGGCGCGCCGCTGGGGCCAGCAGAAGGGCAACCGTAAGCGCATGACCTACCAGAAGCTGGCACGCGCCCTGCGCAACTACGCCAAGACCGGCGAGATCCGCAAGGTCAAGCGCAAGCTCACCTACCAGTTTGACAGTGCGCTGCTGCCCGCCGCCCGCCGGGCCTGA